Proteins encoded in a region of the Mycobacterium branderi genome:
- a CDS encoding DUF3159 domain-containing protein produces the protein MGILVGLAPWIVYWVLVANAPFTVSVLVALAVAIAGWALERSRRGTLEIGAVGTFVVLAALTFTTSQSFHERWLLPLSHAALFAVALAGVLVGKPFVAQTVRADQSADAVQSEALGRATTLLTWMWIVVFAAMTVSTLIPSLVLADATILDSTRPLSFICYWVVPIALLALAAIASNIMLATMTRASDAVARKTTFVAYDEATIDELYYLAQEHVKREVGAGKEAYDIKVGGLGTPLVGDDSRKSWPATYKVRERTRP, from the coding sequence GTGGGAATTCTGGTCGGCCTCGCGCCGTGGATCGTCTATTGGGTACTTGTCGCTAACGCTCCCTTCACCGTTTCGGTGTTGGTCGCCTTGGCGGTCGCCATCGCCGGCTGGGCGCTCGAGCGGTCACGCAGAGGCACGCTCGAAATCGGGGCTGTCGGAACGTTTGTGGTGCTAGCGGCTCTCACGTTCACGACGAGCCAGTCATTCCATGAGCGATGGCTGCTGCCGCTGAGCCACGCAGCGCTGTTCGCGGTGGCGCTGGCCGGAGTGCTCGTCGGCAAGCCGTTCGTCGCGCAGACCGTCCGGGCAGACCAGTCTGCCGACGCGGTCCAGAGCGAGGCACTCGGCCGGGCCACCACGTTGCTCACCTGGATGTGGATCGTCGTGTTCGCCGCCATGACGGTGTCGACACTGATCCCATCACTGGTCTTGGCCGACGCCACGATTCTCGACTCGACCAGGCCCTTGTCCTTCATCTGCTACTGGGTCGTCCCGATCGCGCTCCTGGCTCTGGCAGCCATCGCGTCGAACATCATGCTCGCCACGATGACGCGCGCGTCGGACGCTGTCGCGCGTAAGACGACGTTCGTCGCCTATGACGAAGCGACGATCGACGAGCTGTATTACCTGGCTCAAGAACACGTCAAGCGTGAAGTCGGCGCCGGTAAGGAGGCCTACGACATCAAAGTCGGGGGACTGGGAACGCCCTTGGTGGGGGACGACTCCCGAAAATCGTGGCCGGCGACCTACAAGGTCCGCGAGCGGACCCGGCCGTAA
- a CDS encoding NADP-dependent oxidoreductase translates to MPDLTNRQIVLRRRPTGLVQPEDTELVSSPAPEPADGEALVRTTYVGIDAAVRTWLNDQPGYLPPVQLGEVIRAAGIGEVVKTHCDAYAVGDVVTTLTGFQEYVIVRDDVFTTPVPGPLVDQLAVMSVYGPTGATAYFGMTGIGRPQPGETVVVSAAGGATGSVAGQIAKIAGARVVGIAGGPEKCRAVVDDFGFDACIDYRAGDLAAALKQHCPRGVDVYFDNVGGPILDAVLGRLAPKARVVLCGVISSYLTGEHPGPANYVNLLSKTALMQGFNALDEWGRFDEAFAALRQWEQQGLLRHRETVYDGIESCVDALNGLFTGANIGKMLVKVGEPG, encoded by the coding sequence GTGCCCGACCTCACCAACCGTCAGATCGTGCTACGTCGCCGCCCGACCGGTCTGGTACAGCCCGAGGACACCGAGCTGGTCAGCTCGCCGGCGCCCGAACCCGCCGACGGCGAGGCGCTGGTCCGCACCACCTACGTGGGAATCGACGCCGCCGTCCGGACGTGGCTCAACGACCAGCCGGGCTATCTGCCCCCGGTGCAGCTGGGCGAGGTCATCCGGGCGGCCGGGATCGGCGAGGTGGTCAAGACCCACTGCGACGCCTACGCCGTCGGCGACGTGGTGACCACACTGACGGGGTTTCAGGAGTACGTGATCGTGCGCGACGACGTGTTCACCACACCTGTCCCCGGGCCGCTGGTCGACCAGCTCGCGGTGATGTCCGTCTACGGCCCCACCGGCGCCACCGCCTACTTCGGGATGACCGGCATCGGTCGGCCCCAGCCGGGCGAGACGGTGGTCGTCTCCGCCGCGGGGGGTGCCACCGGCTCGGTGGCCGGGCAGATCGCCAAGATCGCCGGCGCGCGGGTGGTGGGCATTGCGGGCGGGCCCGAGAAGTGCCGGGCGGTGGTGGACGACTTCGGTTTCGACGCCTGCATCGACTACCGCGCGGGCGACCTGGCGGCGGCCCTCAAGCAGCATTGCCCCCGGGGCGTCGACGTCTACTTCGACAATGTCGGCGGGCCGATCCTCGACGCAGTGCTGGGCCGGCTGGCACCCAAGGCGCGAGTCGTGCTGTGCGGCGTCATCTCCAGCTACCTGACCGGTGAGCACCCGGGACCGGCGAACTACGTCAACCTGTTATCGAAAACGGCGCTGATGCAAGGGTTTAACGCGCTCGACGAATGGGGCCGCTTCGACGAGGCCTTCGCCGCATTACGTCAGTGGGAGCAACAAGGCCTGCTCAGGCACCGCGAGACCGTCTACGACGGCATCGAGTCGTGCGTCGACGCCCTCAACGGGCTCTTCACCGGGGCCAACATCGGCAAGATGCTCGTCAAGGTCGGCGAACCGGGCTGA